Proteins from one Halobacteriovoraceae bacterium genomic window:
- a CDS encoding redoxin domain-containing protein: protein MQIFLFISLTILSWITPLSLSASSPTAYNLRTQQVSKLDNLHKYNVLVFMQKSCPCSNNHFAHLKNLTDDFSEFFGFSGIILDSKETGDQELEKHFSKLGPKFDLFHDRSKKFLTHFKAIKTPHAFVVDKEGQILYHGGISNTVNPSSNSKFYLKEVLTKLIKSGKSPYEYKRAIGCYIKR from the coding sequence ATGCAAATTTTTCTTTTCATCAGTCTTACAATTCTAAGTTGGATAACTCCTCTATCGTTAAGTGCAAGTTCACCAACTGCCTATAATTTAAGAACTCAACAAGTCTCAAAACTAGACAACTTACATAAATACAATGTGTTAGTATTCATGCAAAAGAGTTGTCCTTGTTCGAATAACCATTTTGCTCACCTCAAAAACTTAACGGATGATTTCTCTGAGTTTTTTGGTTTTAGTGGAATTATTCTTGATTCAAAAGAAACAGGAGACCAAGAACTCGAAAAGCACTTTTCTAAACTTGGCCCTAAATTTGATCTTTTCCATGATAGATCTAAAAAATTTCTCACTCATTTCAAGGCCATTAAAACACCACATGCTTTTGTTGTTGATAAAGAAGGACAAATTCTCTACCACGGTGGTATTAGCAATACAGTCAACCCAAGCAGTAATTCTAAATTTTATCTCAAGGAAGTTTTAACCAAACTTATTAAGAGCGGGAAATCTCCCTATGAATATAAACGAGCAATTGGTTGCTATATTAAACGCTAA